One window from the genome of Pedobacter schmidteae encodes:
- a CDS encoding sensor histidine kinase: protein MKPKKTWKDWVFKISVSFITGIFMVLLLIFINPISELKNIINLELSVWTFAEVLWFYIIGWSIVELSLLISRTMEWFIPWEVSARKRFFVQLLVQCIAVLTILMLLIAVTDLLFASDGENLEDDSVGFRQILFISVVLSTVVTTIHSVNYLINKWKESILEAANLKQVVMESQLQSLKSQLDPHFLFNNFSALSSLIDEDKEKAQAFLESLSQVHRYMLFNLDKNIVPLKNELEFINTYIYLIKIRFGNNLDIWIDDINEVEDKGIPPIALQILIENAVKHNIASKSHPLKIKVFIEGEMIVVSNNLQKMPGQAYSSKIGLQNIVDRYTLLSEKKPLILESDQEFTVKLPLLNLSF from the coding sequence ATGAAACCTAAAAAGACATGGAAAGACTGGGTATTTAAAATATCAGTTAGCTTTATAACCGGTATTTTCATGGTGCTGCTGCTTATTTTTATCAATCCGATCAGTGAATTGAAAAATATCATTAACCTGGAACTCAGCGTCTGGACTTTTGCCGAAGTCCTTTGGTTTTATATTATTGGTTGGAGTATTGTGGAGCTCAGTTTGTTGATTTCCAGAACAATGGAATGGTTTATTCCATGGGAGGTATCTGCCAGGAAGCGTTTCTTTGTCCAGCTTCTGGTGCAATGTATTGCCGTTTTGACCATATTGATGCTGCTGATTGCCGTGACCGATCTGTTGTTTGCATCGGATGGCGAAAATTTGGAAGACGATTCTGTAGGCTTCCGGCAGATTCTTTTTATCAGCGTAGTTTTGTCCACCGTGGTTACCACCATCCATTCTGTTAACTATTTGATCAATAAATGGAAAGAGTCTATCCTGGAAGCGGCCAATTTAAAGCAAGTTGTAATGGAGTCTCAGCTGCAGTCGTTAAAGTCACAGCTCGATCCACATTTCTTATTTAACAATTTCAGTGCGCTATCGAGCCTCATTGACGAAGACAAGGAGAAAGCGCAGGCGTTTTTGGAAAGCCTCTCGCAGGTACACCGTTATATGCTTTTTAACCTCGATAAAAATATCGTACCCTTAAAAAATGAATTGGAATTTATCAATACTTACATCTACCTGATCAAAATACGGTTTGGAAATAACCTGGATATATGGATTGATGACATTAATGAGGTGGAAGATAAAGGCATTCCGCCAATTGCCCTGCAAATTTTAATAGAAAATGCAGTAAAGCACAACATCGCATCAAAGAGCCATCCGCTAAAAATAAAGGTATTTATCGAAGGTGAAATGATTGTAGTGTCCAACAACCTTCAAAAGATGCCCGGTCAGGCCTACTCCAGTAAAATAGGTCTTCAGAATATTGTTGATCGTTATACCTTACTTTCTGAGAAAAAGCCATTGATTTTAGAAAGTGATCAGGAATTTACTGTAAAATTGCCATTGCTGAATTTAAGTTTTTAA